The genomic stretch TTCAAGGACCGTTACAGGTTAACTTtgacttaaaattgttttatatatatatacattgttttGCTGCCAAGGAACATAGATGTCTGGGAGTACTCACCCTAAACATTCATGAGACCAGATCCAAGAGAATCTCTTGCAAAGCAAGGAATGAAAGACGGCTTTTTCACATGAAtggttgtttgttattttacttgAATGTATTTTGATATGGCTATAAGTTCTTTAGGAGGAACTGATCCCTAAAATGCAAgcactcttttcttcttttgtgttggGGAGATAAGATGCTTTGAACATGAGCACTGTCACTTAAGCAAAGGTAACCTCATTGCAATGTCACAAATTAAGTTTACTATTGTGAAAACAGCTTATTTACATGTTCTTGAAGCTCAAGCACTAGCTGTGGCCTTTATTGACATCAAGAGTTAGAAGTTAGGTCAATGCATGTGGACTtttcacacaattttaaaagccacaaattatttttgttacaggttAATGATAGGGATACCTTACTGAAACTGTGTGCAGATTAGAACTACATTTCATATTTAACTTCGCCAACGTTTATAGGAGAGATATAATTTGGTAAGGTGATTTGGAAAGAGAAGTCTgccataaaattttaaaaatagataattttactttaaacttAAAGGCTGAATGACTGTCCAGAGGGAAAGAATGGATTCAATATGGCAGAGGCAGTTGAGGGTACTTGTTGGGCCAGGTGGAAGCAACTACCAAAGAATGATCACTCGGATAGCTAGCACTGTGTgcttctcccttccctcccttgggttgaaccattctttcccaTCTTAGTTTGGGCTTTAAGTGTGATTTAGACtgagaataatttttaatgattgtgtgcatgtgtgtgagagggcGGGAGAATCTGTGAATACTTTTTGCATGCAGGTTTGCATTTACACGTGCATGCATTAGTCAGAACAACTTTAAGATTTACTTCGCCCATCTACATTCTTCAGAACATTGTATTGCAACCAATAAATAATGGGACTAAACTAAAAGGCCATGGAATTGCTAGCTAGGTCAAATGGCTGTCTTtaagataaaaacaataacactaATTAAACAGATTGTGCTCATTCAGGGTTGTTGCAGTTGACCTAAGGGGCTACAATGAAACTGATAAACCAGCAGGAAAATCCAACTATAAAACAGCAAAGCTTGTTGCAGACATAAAACAGCTGATAACTGCTTTAGGTGAGACTGCAAGGAAGAGCTTCCTTTTCTGCCAATGTTTGTTACATATTGAGTGCTGTAATGAAATCTGAAGTGTTCTCAtcatttaaaagaatttgttttaaactttatttagagGCTACATGTAAATATGTATACACTGTAGCCTTTGTGGAACATGTATCAATTTACATTTAGTGATTACATGTTATATTGATCATTCTCGTGTAATATATAGggttaataaaaatatgtcgATTTGTGTGGTGTTTTTCTCCACCGTTAAAAGTgtgctcaaagcactttactaaagcgaaaaaaaaatggaggctggtctcaaaaacagttgtagaataTCTGAAAAATAGCCGAATTCTTGaagtaagatcatcaggttacTTTTACAATTactgagaaatagccagattctgttcaagaatttttaGTTGAAAGCCACTCAAATTGTGTTACatgacttatcgaggtccgactgtatcaGATATGGTAGCAGTATATAGGTATAAGTCATGTGAAGAATGCTGGGCAACTTCAATAGTGTCAGcttttacaaaacataaacatgcgTTAGATTGCTTCACTTTGTGCAGGTTACAGTGATTGTGTCCTCGTTGGACATGACTGGGGAGGAGTTGTCTGTTGGATGTTCGCTGAAACCTTTCCAGACCTTGTGAACCACCTCATCATTCTCAACTGTCCCAATTTCAAAGTTTTCCAGAAGCACCTTCGGTCAAGCCTGAAACAGGCTAAAATGTCCTGGTAGGTGCTGAAGCACTTTGTAACATTTAAGTGAATTAGATATTATAAAGACTGTTTTGCACGAATTATCTACAAGTACACTGTCAGTCAtaaatcatgtttatgtttgaagGTTTGGAGAAAATGCCTAGAGGAGATCAGTAAACAATAAGTCCATCATTTCCTCAATCTGTAGGCATGAATCTAACTGGAGGTTTGTTTTTCAGGTACATCTATTTCTTCCAGCTTCCCTTTTTGCCAGAACTCATGTTTAGGCTTCAAGATTATGCCATTCTTGATCAACTTTTTCGTGGCAAGCACAGCGGGGTTCGTTCTGACAGAATGTCAGATGAAGATATTGAAGCATACAAGTACACCTTCAGTCGTAAGTCAtgttcatattttcatattcaGCCCTACTAAAACAACCACTGCACTGATCGATCATCTATGCTAGAACAGTACTTCagaaatataaatgataatataCTGCAGCCCTGTTCATAGACTTTGCAAACGActttgttcattaaaaaaaatacaattttacaaGCTTCATAGTTGATCTATCCAACTTCTCAAATTCTTTCTGTAGAACCGAACACAAAGAGTCATAATTAAAGACAAAATGTTGAATCTCATTGAAGTGAAATTTGCTGTTCCACAAGGCTAATTCTGCAGTCGGTTCCTCCATGTTTTTAGGTTTGTTTAACCCCTTCGCTACTTATGATCGAACTGCAAAAGTAGATATAGCATGTAAGCGACAATAAATGAGAATGTCAGCGGGAAAAGGGTTAACCGTGACACGGAGTACTTAGTGAACACTGTTCAGTCATAGAATATTCGACGGGAACGAAGTTAGAAAAGTACTCAACCACGGAATGTGAAAGAAGAAGACTTGCCCGAGTCACGACATTCAAATCTCCCCGAGTTGAGATTACAAAGTAGAGCAGGGTAGGGGCCATCGACGCTGGATTAAACACGCTACTTACTCTTGATGGAGTAACCCCTCCTAGACGAGGGTTTTTTCCCTGCATGGGCTAATCAGTTGGAGACCTTCTGAAGGAGGAAAATTCACCTCCCCAAACCATTCCTCAATCGCCTCTGTAATTGTTGCTTCTGATGACGATAATCACAAATACCCTGTTGAAAGCGATCATTTCATTCTGTGGGCATCCACATTGACTACTGAAAAATTACTGCATTCTTGTTGGTCATGATTGACATACAAGTACTCGTCTTCCTCCGaaagcttttgttgtttgtttgtttttaacatagGCAGTGGTCTGACCGGGCCGATTAACTTTTATCGTGCTGGCtttggaggagagagaagacCACCCGACCAGTCCGGATCACGATCTAAAGGGATCAGCGTGCCTACCCTGCTGCTATGGGTACAGAGGATGCAGCGTTGGATAACAGACTTGCAGAAATGTCCCGTGAATGCTGCACAGGCAAGGTGGTGTTAAAGTACATCGAGGATGCCAGCCACTGGCTGCAGATGGACAGACCAGATCTTGTCAACAAATACATGCGAGAGTTTCTGGCTGAGTCGGAGAAATAAAAGACTGccagattttttaatttttttttttagtatcctacccatgttttcttttttgcatatATCTTATTCTGAGTTATGGATTGAGACTGACACCAAATGTATTCATTTCCAGCACCTCTTTTGATTTGCCTTTCTAGGTCTTTGAAatttttcactattttaaaattttgtaatagTCATTGTCAATTGGGGAGATGAATGGCGTCTTCAGATCTTACCTTGTGATGCACAGCATTGTCACTAGTGGGGTTTAATTATTGCTACCTCACTTGGTGTTTGTAGTGAAAGAACAGTTGTGATGGCGTGATCTCTTGTGGAAAAGAGTTTGAGTGgtaaaaaagattttcaaacatttggaaacaaaaaaaaaaacaacaaaaaaccaaaaaaaaaaaaacaacaaacaaaaaggaaaccaGATCAACAGGTGGTGTcaagagacaaaagaaatgtcCAGGGAAATTTCAAGTGGTATCCTCCCCATTGTGTTTACTCTGCCTGGTTTTACGACTGTTGTTGCACtaatataaaatatcaaatgtctGCTTTTGTATTGTCCTGGCTAGATTATTGCAACTCTTGTGTTCCTAACTGCCTATTGGACAAGTTGCAAAGGTCTGATAATAATGCTGCTCATAATGTTTTCCGTGAACTGCACTCTTCCGTGAGCTTATTTTCTCTGGCACagtatttcttttctctgcatgtggcatctgtttaccaTGATACATTATACCTTTAGTTGCTGGTTCAACGTAAAACACTAGTTCGTATAATGCCTTGCCATCACAGACTGTGACACAAATCATACCTTTGCGTTCTGTTtcagaaacaattaaaaaaatatgaacatgcgtgaggtttttttttaataaacattgaGAATaccacacaattttattttcattagcttaatttgaagagaaacaatttttctgaaaaCCTTCACAGTCTAGAAAGACTATTTTTAGTTTCTGTGAAGTAATCAGTACGTTCGGGAGGATTTTCAAGACAATATTTTCTGcctgttgcaaaaaaaaaaaaataattcttgttgTAATTTAACAAGCCCCATTAACATCTCGAAACCTTAACATTTATAAAGATGATATTAAATAATGTTCCCGACTTCAAGAAGAAAAGGGTCGAAGGGAAGGGGGTTGTCGaacatttcatgtttatttaactgtttGTGAGGGCAACAGGAggcaaaagataaaagacatcCTGAAAACAGAGGACTGGAGACGAAAAACAGCCTGCAGCAGCCTGCCTGGCTAGACCGCAGACCACAGATAACTATAGAATGAAGAAAGATACCCACCATGTAGAAGCCAGTAGCCAGCAAGTTTCATGCCGACATGCTTTTTAACAAAAcctttccctctccccctccccctacccaACATTCTCCCATGAAAGACGCTTGCAGGAAGATGCGGGATTTAGCAAGCGACAAATAAGTATGTCTGGCGACATCACAAAGCAAGCTCCACAACAGATCGAGCGTACTCCCAATCTAGTGCATCCAGGGTGCAAATAGCAGCAACCGATCGTTGTCGGCGTCAGCTTCCTCGCGTGCACCTTCGTCGaagtcgtcgtcgttgtcgaaGTCCGGAACGTCGTGCTGGTAGTAATCAGGGTCGGCGACAGAAGGAAAGCTCTCATCGTACAGGTTCTCGTTGTAGTCGTAGAATTCATCGTCTTCGTAGTAATATTCTTCTTCGAAGAGATCTCTGTACATCATGTCCTCCATCAGGGTCAGGAGGTCGTCTTGCATGTCTTCCAGGTCGTCCTGCATGTCGTCCAAGAGGACCAGCAGCTCTTCGAAAGTTGCAGAGGCTGAAATGACCACAAGATGTACATGCAAAATGGCTCAGAATAATGTAAGGACGCGTGGGCGCACGCGCACGAGgctaacacacactcacatcaacctctctctctcacacacacacacatgcacgctctCTCATTAACACAAacgttttctgttttgtttttaaccgTCAATTGAATGGGACACCGAAAACCTGGTCAGATGTGGAGTGATCTGTTTATGTGTGAGCTCTCATGACGGCcgctttttctttaatgttacaGTGGCAGGGAACACGGCACGCATAAGCAAACACACAGGACACTGGTAAAAACATGGCGGTGGGGAATAGTTACTGGCCGGGTACTAACCCCGTGACCGAATTA from Pomacea canaliculata isolate SZHN2017 linkage group LG8, ASM307304v1, whole genome shotgun sequence encodes the following:
- the LOC112570977 gene encoding epoxide hydrolase 4-like yields the protein MGGLAERVIQRIVVLMLGSFIGLLALCKIVIDCVKVGPSKVFSQQKRNKPPACLEDSSLGTHGYAHLEDIRMHYVSNGSEDKPLMLLVHGFPEFWYSWRYQLKEFKDRYRVVAVDLRGYNETDKPAGKSNYKTAKLVADIKQLITALGYSDCVLVGHDWGGVVCWMFAETFPDLVNHLIILNCPNFKVFQKHLRSSLKQAKMSWYIYFFQLPFLPELMFRLQDYAILDQLFRGKHSGVRSDRMSDEDIEAYKYTFSRSGLTGPINFYRAGFGGERRPPDQSGSRSKGISVPTLLLWVQRMQRWITDLQKCPVNAAQARWC